The following DNA comes from Alienimonas californiensis.
GCCCCTCGCTGGCGGACCTCTGCGAACGGGCCGCCGAGGCCGGGTTCGACAAGCTCGAACTGCACCTGGACGAGGCCGAGAGCCCGCTGAAGCCCTCCCAGATCGCCGCCGCCCCGGAGCGGTTCGTGGCGATGTTTCGGGAGACGACCCGGCTGACCCCGGTCGCCTTCTGCCTCGCCGACGACGTGTCCCCCTCCGTCACCGCCGGGCTGGCGAAGGCGGCGAAGCACCTCAAGATCGCCCAGCTGACCGTGCCGGCCTCGCCGCTGGGCACGCCCTTCAACGACGAGGTCGATCGCCTGAAGGCCCACCACGCGGCCGCCTCGCCGGAGGCCGTCCGCGTCTCCGTCCGGGTGCGGTCCGGCGAACTGACCGAGGACCCGGACACCGCGGTGCAGCTCTGCAAGGCGGTGAAGGGGCTGGGTATCACCTTCGACCCCAGCTACTTCGTCTCCGGCCCCTACGCCGACGTCGATCGCGAGGCCGTGTACCGGCACGTGTTCCACGTCCACCTGCGGGACACCTCCAAGGATCGCCTGCAGGTGAAGACCGGCCTGGGCGAAATTGACTACGCCAAGCTGATCGCCCGGCTGGAGCGGGAGGGCTACCGCGGCGCCCTCTCCGTCGATCTGCTGCCCGAGACCGTGACCGCCGAGGAGCGGGCGCTGGAACTCCGCAAACTGCGGATGCTGCTCGAAACGCTGCTGTAGAGCCGGTCTCGGGGAGGCGGGTCGTTCCAATGTGAGCCCGAAGCGCAAGTGAGGTTCGGAGTCGTCCCTGCCTCGCTTGCGCTTCGGGCTCACAGAGCCCGCGGCGCCGGGCTCCGCGGCGGGGTTCAGGACGCGGCCCGGGCGGCGACGACCTCCGCGGCGGCCCGGGCCAGTTCGCGGGAGCCCATCGGCTTGAAGAACAGCCGATCGACGCCGAGTTCCTCCAGCCCCTCGTGCAGGCGGGCGTCCAGCGAGCCGGACAGCACGATGAGCCCCGGGCGGCGGGGCCGTTCCAGCAGTTTCCGACAAAGCGCCCGGCCGTTCAGCTCCGGCATTTGCAGGTCGGTGACGACCACGTCGCACTCCAGGCCGGCGTCCAGCAGCTCCAGCGCCTCGCGACCGTTCTGGGCGGTGCGGCACTCAAAGCCCTGCTTCGTCAGCCCCCGGGCCGTCACCA
Coding sequences within:
- a CDS encoding sugar phosphate isomerase/epimerase family protein, whose protein sequence is MYVAVSTESFLPAAGPSPSLADLCERAAEAGFDKLELHLDEAESPLKPSQIAAAPERFVAMFRETTRLTPVAFCLADDVSPSVTAGLAKAAKHLKIAQLTVPASPLGTPFNDEVDRLKAHHAAASPEAVRVSVRVRSGELTEDPDTAVQLCKAVKGLGITFDPSYFVSGPYADVDREAVYRHVFHVHLRDTSKDRLQVKTGLGEIDYAKLIARLEREGYRGALSVDLLPETVTAEERALELRKLRMLLETLL